A single window of Flagellimonas maritima DNA harbors:
- a CDS encoding SusC/RagA family TonB-linked outer membrane protein produces MNMIIRKVFLLALMPLSIGIYAQKTVSGTVSDDFDTLPGATVLVKGTTQGTVTDFDGKYSIEVPNNDAVLVFSYLGYKDKELIIGDKVLLNVTLEEDAEALDEVVVNALGIEVDKKTLGATVSRVKADELATSGEVNIINALQAKASGVRIARSNGDPGAGAIIQIRGANTISGSTQPLIILDGVPISNDNLAGNSDTDGGTSQQSRLNDINEDDVESIDILKGASAAAIWGSEAANGVIVITTKRGRDTGKLNVEYETTIYVDKINNFHPVQTRYGQGNNGVYGNSFENSQAWGDRISSRSGTTDIFFPKNEEGFFTDQNGKEWLLIQTKNSRETFVDSNLDEVFQEAFSQKHYLSINNANESGRYRFSVGALNQEGVIRESNYRRINVGFSGKYDFNDKLSVRSRFRYTNTKSLRIQQNSNSAGLLLGLLRGAPDFDISGYTGTYTTPDGDLRVNRHRSYRNPIGALTNPGYNNPLWTLYRQKSPNQVDRIIASADFDYRYNSWLRFKIRGSYDTYFDERRYFFPVHTAGRGTGRFNLDNINNKIANLDFIARTKTLKINKSFNGNLLLGYNFNDRLRKSVYNEGANFLADTDTQVFSNSTEIETTRHFITQRRKYRLYYTASINFRKQLFLNTAGAMEQASTINGAFFYPSVDMSWLFTELDFLKDNLILSSGKLRMGVGQVGVEPRAHRAQTTYETPTYSDYSDPLQLENFGGGFRFNNNLGNPNLRPEIKTEYEVGLDLKFFDNRISLSGTYYYNQVKDILISLPTSPSIGSDNIYANGASLENKGLELDVEYDFLKNNKGLKASIYGNFNNNRNEVLSILGTNTIPLTNNSISSRAVVGYPMGTLWGSKALRNADGSFDLDENGFPQLDPEQGVLGDPNPEWRGGLGLRVKYRSFFFNTLVEHSEGGVFAERTRFIMRNFGTHRDVGNTVVPTQELVDRAGDVYPVGIPVRGNIQDFGAGPVLLNESYYTTVGGGFGSSVINEFAINPDASWTRLSEVTLGYTLNSERFREKTKLSSIAFTLTGRNLALWTDILGVDPQTNQTGVDNGFGVDYFTNPASKTYSLTLEIKY; encoded by the coding sequence ATGAATATGATAATAAGAAAAGTTTTTCTGTTGGCACTAATGCCACTATCAATCGGCATCTATGCGCAAAAAACAGTTTCTGGTACTGTAAGCGATGATTTTGACACGCTACCAGGAGCAACAGTACTCGTTAAAGGAACCACACAGGGGACCGTAACCGATTTTGATGGAAAATACAGCATTGAAGTTCCAAATAATGATGCTGTACTGGTGTTCAGTTATCTGGGATACAAAGATAAAGAGTTGATAATAGGTGACAAGGTTTTATTAAATGTGACCTTGGAAGAAGATGCTGAAGCACTTGATGAAGTTGTTGTTAATGCCCTAGGAATCGAAGTCGACAAAAAAACACTCGGGGCAACGGTTTCCAGAGTAAAAGCAGATGAACTGGCAACCTCTGGAGAAGTGAATATCATAAATGCACTGCAAGCAAAAGCATCCGGTGTTAGAATTGCACGCTCCAACGGAGACCCAGGGGCCGGAGCAATTATCCAAATTCGTGGTGCAAATACCATCTCCGGTAGCACACAACCATTAATTATATTGGACGGAGTACCAATAAGCAATGATAACCTCGCTGGGAACAGTGATACAGACGGTGGAACATCACAACAATCAAGATTAAATGACATCAACGAAGATGATGTAGAGTCGATCGATATTTTAAAAGGTGCATCTGCCGCTGCAATATGGGGCTCAGAGGCCGCTAATGGGGTAATTGTAATCACTACCAAAAGAGGTAGGGACACTGGTAAATTAAATGTAGAATACGAAACAACGATTTATGTAGATAAAATAAATAATTTTCACCCCGTACAGACCAGATATGGGCAGGGTAATAATGGAGTCTATGGCAATAGTTTTGAAAACAGCCAAGCTTGGGGGGATAGAATATCTTCACGCTCAGGAACGACAGATATATTTTTTCCAAAAAACGAAGAAGGTTTTTTTACAGATCAGAACGGCAAGGAATGGCTTTTAATTCAAACCAAAAACTCTAGGGAAACCTTTGTAGATAGCAACCTTGATGAGGTTTTTCAAGAAGCTTTTTCCCAAAAACACTATCTGAGCATAAACAATGCCAACGAAAGCGGGAGATATCGTTTCAGTGTAGGGGCTTTAAACCAAGAAGGTGTTATTAGAGAAAGTAATTACCGTAGAATAAATGTAGGCTTCAGTGGTAAATACGATTTTAACGATAAACTTAGCGTACGTTCTCGATTCAGGTATACCAATACAAAATCGCTAAGAATTCAACAAAATTCAAACTCTGCCGGACTATTGCTTGGGTTACTGAGAGGTGCTCCTGATTTTGATATATCAGGCTATACAGGAACGTATACAACTCCTGATGGAGATTTGAGGGTGAATAGACATCGTTCCTATAGAAATCCGATAGGAGCTTTGACAAATCCTGGGTACAACAATCCTTTGTGGACCTTATATAGACAAAAGAGTCCCAACCAAGTGGATAGGATAATTGCCTCTGCAGATTTCGACTACAGATACAATTCTTGGCTACGGTTCAAAATCAGGGGTAGCTATGACACCTATTTTGATGAGCGCAGGTATTTCTTTCCTGTGCATACGGCAGGGAGGGGAACTGGTAGGTTCAATCTGGACAACATCAATAATAAAATAGCCAATCTTGATTTTATTGCCAGAACCAAAACCCTTAAAATCAATAAAAGTTTTAATGGAAACCTTCTTTTGGGCTATAATTTTAACGATAGGCTTAGGAAATCAGTTTATAATGAAGGTGCCAATTTTCTAGCGGACACGGACACACAGGTGTTCTCAAATTCCACGGAGATTGAAACCACAAGACATTTTATAACACAAAGACGTAAGTACAGATTGTACTACACCGCAAGTATCAACTTTAGAAAACAACTTTTCTTGAACACAGCCGGCGCCATGGAGCAAGCTTCAACCATCAATGGAGCATTTTTTTACCCTTCCGTAGACATGTCCTGGTTATTTACAGAGTTGGATTTTTTAAAGGACAATTTGATTCTCAGCAGTGGGAAATTACGAATGGGCGTAGGTCAGGTTGGTGTTGAACCCAGAGCGCATAGAGCACAGACTACTTATGAAACCCCAACATATTCGGATTATTCCGATCCGTTGCAACTGGAAAACTTTGGAGGTGGTTTCCGTTTTAACAACAATCTTGGCAATCCAAACCTTAGACCAGAGATAAAAACAGAATATGAAGTTGGTTTGGACCTTAAATTTTTTGATAACAGAATATCATTGAGCGGGACTTATTATTACAATCAGGTAAAGGACATTTTGATTTCCCTACCAACCTCACCAAGTATAGGTTCGGACAATATTTATGCAAATGGGGCCAGTTTGGAAAACAAAGGTTTGGAACTCGATGTGGAATATGATTTTTTAAAGAACAATAAAGGCCTTAAAGCTTCTATATACGGTAACTTCAACAACAATAGAAATGAGGTTCTTTCTATTTTGGGAACTAATACCATACCCCTCACCAACAACTCAATTAGTTCAAGAGCTGTTGTGGGTTATCCTATGGGAACCCTATGGGGATCAAAAGCATTGCGCAATGCCGATGGGTCATTTGACTTGGATGAAAACGGATTCCCACAGCTAGACCCAGAGCAAGGCGTACTCGGAGACCCAAATCCTGAATGGAGAGGTGGTCTAGGTCTGCGTGTTAAATACAGAAGCTTCTTTTTCAATACACTAGTGGAGCATTCAGAAGGTGGAGTATTTGCAGAGCGAACCCGTTTCATCATGAGAAATTTTGGAACCCACAGAGATGTGGGAAACACCGTTGTTCCAACGCAAGAACTTGTAGATCGTGCAGGAGATGTTTATCCCGTAGGGATTCCCGTTAGAGGAAACATACAGGATTTTGGTGCTGGTCCTGTACTATTGAATGAATCTTACTATACCACAGTGGGTGGAGGTTTTGGTTCTTCCGTAATAAACGAATTTGCTATAAACCCAGATGCTTCTTGGACACGACTGAGCGAAGTTACCCTTGGTTACACATTGAATTCAGAAAGATTTAGGGAAAAAACAAAATTATCCTCTATTGCATTTACGCTTACTGGAAGAAATTTGGCACTTTGGACAGATATTTTGGGGGTAGATCCCCAAACCAACCAAACAGGCGTGGACAATGGGTTTGGAGTAGATTATTTTACCAACCCTGCATCAAAAACTTATTCTCTCACTTTGGAAATCAAATATTAA
- a CDS encoding M14 family metallopeptidase encodes MYFSFIYFLKKIYFLFGLLFLLSCSPSEIVAQSALKEVYFPKNVSTTSRTINFQNKQMFKLSDIGVYASNEFQGARLNAFEKLNDSTITVSIEPENVPINNSAYYSFLIWAKEKKDIYLKFEYPSEYKHRYIPKIKTVDGGWQQLNKKNIVKNGNGAIVKLNIDRTPILISAQELATSKDTEKWINGLIAGKEDYARILSAGKSKFNRNIPVLDIYKGSKEKKPIVVLMTRQHPPEVTGFFAYQYFLETILSESELSNTFLENYRVLAFPIINPDGVDLGNWRHNGGGIDLNRDWSIYNQPETRNVATFITNSKNKSDGEIMLGLDFHSTYKDVFYTNKTRSKTTMPNFVGDWFSALEQNIPNYIVNEKSSDSRTPNTKGWFLYGHDAVGITYEIGDSTPKDKIELVGTVSANEMMRILTEYIK; translated from the coding sequence ATGTATTTTTCATTCATCTATTTTTTAAAAAAGATTTATTTTTTATTTGGTTTACTTTTTCTTCTTTCCTGCTCCCCTTCAGAGATAGTTGCTCAGTCAGCACTAAAAGAAGTTTATTTTCCTAAAAATGTAAGCACAACTTCCAGAACCATAAATTTTCAGAACAAACAGATGTTCAAACTGAGTGATATTGGCGTATATGCCAGTAATGAATTTCAAGGAGCTCGTTTAAATGCATTTGAAAAACTCAACGATAGTACCATCACAGTTTCCATAGAACCTGAAAATGTTCCTATTAATAATAGTGCATACTATTCCTTTTTAATATGGGCCAAAGAAAAAAAGGACATTTACCTAAAATTTGAATATCCCTCAGAGTACAAGCATCGATACATTCCAAAAATTAAAACTGTAGATGGAGGTTGGCAGCAGTTAAATAAAAAAAATATAGTAAAAAATGGCAATGGAGCCATTGTAAAGCTGAATATCGACAGAACTCCTATTTTGATATCCGCTCAAGAATTGGCAACATCAAAGGATACGGAAAAATGGATAAATGGCCTAATAGCAGGAAAAGAAGATTACGCAAGAATATTATCAGCAGGAAAATCAAAATTCAACAGAAATATTCCAGTATTGGATATCTATAAAGGCTCAAAGGAGAAAAAACCCATAGTGGTTTTAATGACCAGACAGCATCCGCCGGAAGTAACAGGCTTTTTTGCGTATCAATATTTTTTGGAAACCATATTGAGCGAATCAGAACTTTCCAATACTTTTTTGGAAAATTACAGGGTTTTGGCATTTCCGATAATAAATCCGGACGGAGTGGACTTGGGGAATTGGAGACATAATGGTGGTGGTATCGATTTGAACAGGGACTGGTCCATTTACAACCAGCCCGAAACCAGGAACGTGGCAACCTTTATAACCAATTCCAAAAATAAAAGTGATGGTGAAATTATGCTGGGGCTGGATTTTCACTCTACCTATAAAGATGTTTTCTATACCAACAAAACAAGGTCAAAAACCACAATGCCAAATTTTGTTGGGGATTGGTTCAGCGCTTTGGAACAAAATATTCCCAACTACATCGTAAATGAAAAAAGCAGCGATAGCAGGACACCGAACACAAAAGGTTGGTTCTTGTATGGCCATGATGCAGTGGGTATAACTTATGAAATCGGTGATTCTACCCCAAAAGATAAAATAGAGCTCGTTGGAACAGTCTCTGCCAATGAAATGATGCGAATACTAACAGAATATATAAAATAA